One window of Paludibacter propionicigenes WB4 genomic DNA carries:
- a CDS encoding glycosyltransferase, with translation MKKILIIHPALAPYMVDQFNDLSQLYDLHVVFLFRNLRYDKFDQSKLLPLLKFKSSFLLKGLHYKERVFRFGILSTIRKINPDIIIGYEYSFTTQYLLLLKKLGLIHQSIGSIIDDNIDICHNVQSRIRFFARHISVRRLDYLIVLSKEVSQFYQNKFNLKENQVIINPLLQDTERLRKKRKELECIANEYTQKYHLKGKKVLLFVGRFVPVKGLTRFIDTIKAILHEQENIAFVLVGDGEEKGNIEVFLKDKKLEDKVLLPGRYEGTELYAWYLCASGLVLPSTYEPFGAVVNESLIFGTKVFCSKYAGASVLIQSETGMIFDPLDESETIHDLNRFLNLINVVADINLENKPTLMFNHQQNFVKEWNKLS, from the coding sequence ATGAAAAAGATATTAATTATTCATCCTGCCTTAGCTCCATATATGGTTGACCAATTTAATGATTTAAGTCAACTGTATGATTTACATGTTGTATTCCTTTTTCGTAATCTGCGGTATGATAAATTTGATCAAAGCAAGTTGCTTCCTTTGTTGAAATTTAAGAGTTCATTTTTATTAAAAGGACTTCATTACAAGGAAAGAGTATTCCGTTTCGGCATCTTAAGTACTATTAGAAAGATCAATCCGGATATTATTATTGGTTATGAATATTCATTTACAACTCAATATCTGCTTTTGTTGAAAAAATTAGGGTTAATACATCAAAGCATAGGCTCAATAATCGATGACAATATAGATATTTGCCATAATGTCCAATCGAGAATCCGTTTTTTTGCGCGTCATATTTCTGTCAGACGTTTAGATTACTTAATAGTGCTTTCAAAAGAAGTCTCACAATTTTATCAAAACAAATTTAACCTTAAAGAAAATCAGGTCATTATTAATCCTTTATTGCAAGATACTGAAAGACTCAGAAAAAAGCGGAAAGAGTTAGAGTGTATAGCTAATGAATATACGCAGAAATATCATCTGAAAGGAAAAAAAGTTTTATTGTTTGTTGGGCGATTTGTTCCGGTAAAAGGTCTTACAAGATTTATCGATACTATAAAAGCAATCCTCCATGAACAAGAGAATATTGCATTTGTTTTAGTCGGAGATGGAGAAGAAAAAGGAAATATTGAAGTCTTTCTAAAAGACAAAAAATTGGAAGATAAAGTATTATTGCCTGGAAGATATGAGGGGACGGAACTTTATGCTTGGTATTTATGTGCATCAGGTTTAGTTTTACCAAGCACTTATGAACCTTTTGGAGCAGTTGTAAATGAGTCATTAATTTTTGGCACAAAAGTTTTTTGTTCAAAATATGCAGGGGCTTCTGTTTTAATCCAATCTGAAACAGGGATGATATTTGATCCCTTGGATGAAAGTGAAACGATTCATGATTTGAACCGATTTTTGAATCTAATTAATGTTGTTGCTGACATTAACCTTGAGAATAAGCCAACTTTAATGTTTAATCATCAACAAAATTTTGTCAAGGAATGGAATAAGCTTAGTTAA
- a CDS encoding polysaccharide deacetylase family protein, which translates to MENKKIIITTSWDDGFALDIRIAELLEKYKLGGTFYVPINNPQREVMNSAMLVEISKSHEIGGHTVNHTFLNTVDLVTAQYEVSACKAMLEERLGKTIYAFCYPGGKYSQRDIQIVKDAGFLFGRTTKLLHTSIDTSQQLMHTGMQAYNHNNAVLIRHCLKNLYLLPILDYCLFYKNHNKFRVLAEDMLRKLLLNGGVFHLWGHSWEIEKYGLWTELEEVMKILAFHEGISYMNNTECWNFLNKEQS; encoded by the coding sequence ATGGAAAATAAGAAAATAATAATAACTACTAGTTGGGATGATGGGTTTGCATTGGATATTAGAATTGCTGAGTTGCTAGAAAAATACAAACTTGGCGGTACCTTTTATGTTCCAATCAATAATCCTCAGCGCGAGGTGATGAATTCAGCCATGTTGGTAGAAATTTCTAAAAGTCATGAGATTGGAGGACATACCGTAAATCACACTTTTCTTAATACAGTCGATCTGGTAACCGCTCAATATGAAGTTTCTGCTTGTAAAGCAATGCTGGAAGAAAGGTTAGGAAAAACGATTTATGCATTTTGTTATCCCGGAGGAAAATACTCTCAGCGGGATATTCAAATAGTAAAAGACGCTGGGTTTTTATTTGGAAGAACTACAAAATTGCTTCATACTTCAATTGATACTTCTCAGCAATTAATGCACACAGGAATGCAGGCTTACAACCATAACAATGCGGTTTTAATAAGGCATTGTTTGAAAAATCTATACTTATTGCCGATTTTGGATTATTGTTTGTTTTATAAGAATCATAACAAATTCAGAGTTTTAGCCGAAGATATGTTGAGAAAATTATTGCTAAATGGTGGAGTTTTTCATTTATGGGGACATTCTTGGGAAATAGAAAAATACGGACTCTGGACAGAGCTAGAAGAAGTTATGAAAATTCTGGCTTTTCATGAAGGAATATCTTATATGAACAACACGGAGTGTTGGAATTTTTTGAATAAAGAGCAATCCTGA